The Bacteroidia bacterium genomic interval TAAATTAGGAGGCCTTGAAAGAGGGATAGGAAGCACACTGAAAAAACTGTTGGGCCAAATTGGCGCTACCATCTCTTTTGATAATGTTACGGGTATGCCTAAGATTAAACTTGCTTTGCAGGATACGGAGCAACCGGAACATACACTGGAGCAAGTAGGGGCATTTTTGTCATCACAGAATAAAAATGTCCTGTTTGCCATTGATGAATTTCAGCAGATCGTCCATTTCGGGGAGAAAAATACAGAAGCCCTACTCAGAGGTTGGATACAGTCCCACCCCGATTTACGCTTTCTTTTCAGCGGAAGCCATCGAAATCTGATGATCTCCATGTTTAGCGAAGCGAACCGGCCATTTTACAGATGTGCCTCTATTTTTCAATTGAATAAAATAGATGAGCAGGACTACCGTAATTTTATTCATGAAAAATTCAATAAAGCAAAAAAAGAAATACCCAATGAAATTATAGATGAAATATTAAGCTGGTCCAGGTATCAAACTTATTATATTCAGCTCCTTTGCAACAAGATTTATGGGAGCAACCAATCACCGGACATGAATTTAGTGTATTCCATTCTTAATGACATTATTGAGCAGGAATTACCGGTTTTTTATAATTATCAGAAGCTTTTGACTAGCACCCAGTGGAACGTTCTTACTGCTATTGCCAAAGACGAACCCGTACGCAATCCTTTGTCCCAGGACTTTCTGCAGCGGCACCGCCTTGGCGCAGCCAGTTCTGTCAGAACTGCGCTGGAGGCACTGGTTAAGAAGGAAATGGTAATTTACTGGAATGACACCTATCGTGTACATGATACTTTGCTTTGCCGATGGCTTCAACAGACCTGAAATTTTTTAAAAGAAAGCGGAATGAATGAAGGCATCCCGATAACTTTTGCTTGCACCTAAATTTTGGATCAGCTACAAGTACGGACTTTATTTCACATCTTTAGCCTTCAATTATAAATGTATGGAGCCAGGACTTGAAATTCAGAACACGCTGTTTAGCCTGATAAAGATGGGCTTGCCGAAGCATTTTTCGTTGGTAGACGAGGTAGCAGATTATCTCAATGTGAGCAACGATAGTGCATACAGGCGCATCCGTGGAGAAAAGCAGTTGTCCATTTCAGAACTCGCCATTCTCTGCAAGGTCTACAAGGTTTCGTTCGATTCGCTGCTCAGCATTGACAATCAGTCGGTGGTGCTGCACGGGCGGCCACTGCAAGCGGATAAGCTCACCTTTGAGCACTATCTGGGAACAATGCTGGCGCAGTTAGGGCAAATAAGGCAGGCGGAAGAGCGGCAGATAATTTATTATGCTAAAGACATTCCCGTGTTCCACTTTTACAATTTCCACAATCTGGCTGCTTTTAAATTTTACTTCTGGATGCGGATTATTCTGGAAGTGCCAGACTATCAGGAAAAAAAGTTTAAGGCCAATATAATTGACGATAAGTTAATCGAAACAGCCAATGAGATTATCCGGGTATATACCCAAATTTCTTCGGTGGAAATATGGACACCGGAGATTGCCAACAGCACCCTGTGGCAACTAAGGTATTGCGAAGAGATGGCGCTGTTCGAGTCTCAGCAGGACTTGGATACACTATATACCGAACTACAAGGGCTGATAGCCCACGTGGAACTTCAGGCGGCTGCAGGGGTAAAGTTCCTACCCGGACAGACGGCTGCTAACGGTGCAGCAACCCTGGAGCTTTACAACAACTCCATGCTGATGGGCGATAATGCCATCTTTACCATTACGGACGGCAAAATGACGTACTACCTGATACATGGCGTCATTAACTATCTCGCCACTATCAATGAGGCTTTTTGCAGGTATAGCCATGCCTCACTGAAAAATATCTGCAAGCGATCTTCCCTCATCAGTTCTGTGAATGAGCGGGAGCGAACACAGTTTTTTAGAAAACTTAGGGAGAAAGTGGTAGTGAATAAGTGATAAGTAGTAAGTGGATAAGTGATTAGTGAATGGTGATCGGTGATGAGTGGAGGATGGGCTGGATGCGGGCCTCAATATTTTGGTATAATCGGCTTCAGCCAAATTCCTACACGGCATTTCCCGCTTTCTCTCCACGTGAACTAAAGGTTTTACGCATTACTTTTGAAGCCAACCCGGCAACTATTGCGGTAATTACCAACTATGTTTGATCAGGATCGCTGGCAGGAAATATATAGTGCGTTGAGCAGGAACAAGCTTCGCACTTTCCTCACCGCTTTTGGCGTGTTTTGGGGTATTTTGATGCTCATTATCATGCTTGGATCCGGCAATGGACTCAGCAATGGCATTACACGGAATTTTTCCGGACTGGCCACCAACAGCTTTTTTCTCTGGACGCAGCAAACCACCAAGTCCTATGCAGGCTTGCCTCCGGGCCGTAATTTTTGGCTGCGCAATGAAGACCTGATAGCGCTGAGAGACCAGGTGCCGGAGGCGGTGGTGATAGCACCCCGCAACCAGCTTGGCGGCCACAGAGGCAGCAACAACGTGATGCGCGGCACTAAGTCCGGTGCCTTCAGTGTAGCGGGCGACTACCCGGAGATTCGCCAGATCAAGCCGCTGGATATTGTGGACGGGCGCTTCCTGAACCATCCTGATATTGAAGAAAAGCGCAAGGTAGCCGTAATCGGCACGCGGGTGCAGCAACTGCTCTTTGATCCGGACGAAGAACCTATCGGAGATTACATTCGAATCAATGGCGTGTACTTTAAAGTAGTGGGAATATTCGCCACGCCCCAGAGCGGTGAGCGGGCCGACCGGGAAAACCTGACCATTTATATTCCTTTCAGCAGCTTTCAGAATGCTTTTAATTATAACAATCGAATCGGCTGGTTTGCTTTCCTGTCGAGTGAGGATGTGCCAGCAGCGCTTACCGAACAAAAAGTGAGGCAGGTGCTCAGTGGCCGTCATCGCATTCATCCTGATGATGAACGGGCATTTGGCAGTTGGGGGCCGTATGAAGAAATGTCCAAGATCAACGGGCTTTTCCTCGGCATTACCACGCTTATCTGGATTGTAGGGATCGGGACTTTAATGGCTGGGGTAATTGGTGTGAGTAATATCATGCTCATCATAGTGAAAGAGCGCACCAGGGAAATTGGGGTAAGGCGTGCGCTTGGCGCCACTCCTCTGAACATAGTGAGCGAGATCATTTTCGAGGCGGTGATGCTGACAGCACTGGCCGGTTACCTGGGACTGGTAGCCGGAGTAATTTTGCTGGAAGCCATTGGCAATACCATACAGGGCGGTATGTTTTATAGTCCGGAAGTGAACCTTGGGGTGACTTTGCAGGCTTTGGCCATTCTGATCGTTGCCGGAGCGATGGCCGGTATTTTTCCGGCATTCCGGGCCGTTAGTGTGCAACCGGTGGATGCGTTGCGGGCCGGGTAGGTGTTTGTATTTGTTATGATTGAACATTAAATGTTTTTAATAAAATTTAACTTTTAAATCTAAAATTTTAAAATATGTTAAAAAATAAAGTATCTGTAATAAGTCCTTCTTTTCAGGATCGGGCTTTATTTACTTTGTGTAGCAAATCATTATTTTAAAAATTCAATAATAGGTTTCAATTCAAATAAATTTCACAACCCCAAATGCGGACAGCAATTAAAATAACATTAGGTTTAATATTATTTGGCATTTTCGCCTGGACCCTCTGGTTCCTTTATCAGAAGAATCAGGAAAAACCTGTGATGTATGAAACCGGAGAGCCGTTTATCACGGACATTGTGCAGAAAACGGTGGCTACAGGATCGGTGGTGCCGCGCAAGGAAATTGAGATAAAGCCGCAAGTGTCAGGCATTGTGGACAAAATTTATGTACAGGCCGGAGAGCAGGTAAAAACCGGGGATGTCATCGCACGGGTGAAGATCATCCCGGATATGGTGAACCTGAACAATGCCGAAAGCCGCGAGAACCGGGCAAAACTGGCTTTGCAAAATGCTGAGCGCGATTTTAACCGCAGCAAAACGCTTTATGAGCAAAAGGCCATTAGCCAGGCCGAATACCAACAGATGGATCTGGCCCTGAAAAATGCACGTGAAGAAATGGAAGCGGCTTCCAACAACCTGCAGCTTATCCGGCAGGGGAGTACTTCGAGGAGTGGAAGCAGCAGCAACACGCTTATCCGCAGCACCATTGAGGGGATGGTGCTGGACGTGCCGGTAGAAGAAGGCAACAGCGTAATTGAAAGCAACACCTTTAACGAGGGAACCACCATTGCCACAGTGGCGGATATGAATGAAATGGTATTTGAAGGGAAAGTAGACGAAAGCGAGGTGGGTAAGATAAAACCGGGCATGGACCTGATCCTCACGATCGGAGCCATTGAAGGATTGACTTATCCTGCACGGCTGGAATATATTTCGCCAAAAGGTGTGGACGAGGAGGGCGCAATAAAGTTTGAGATAAAGGCCGCGATCGCTTTGGAAGAGGGGCAGTTCCTTCGGGCTAATTACAGCGCTACGGCCTATATTGTGCTGGACAAACGCGATTCTGTCCTTGCCATTCAGGAGAGCCTGCTGCTGTTTGAAGGCGACCAGGCTTTTGTGGAGGTGGCCACCGGAAACCAGGAATACGAGAAACGGTCGGTGAAACTTGGCCTGTCAGACGGCATTAAAGTAGAAGTGCTTGAGGGTGTGCAAAAAGGTGAAAAGCTCAAAGACCGGAATAAAATTGTGGAGGCTGGCGAAGTGGAGAAAAGTTGAGGATTAGGGTAATAGGTGGTTTTACCACTAAAATGGGGGTTTTGCCACCAAGACACTAAGATACAAAGTAACACTAAGGTTTTTTTAGATGATTTAGCCACTAAGGCTCCAAGACAGAAAGAAACACGAAGGGTTTATATTTTCATTATTTTAATTATAACAAAAAACAGGGCTGACCACGGAAAGTAATCCCGTGAAAAACCCTGTTTCATTATTAATATAAAATTAACGCTATCTTACGGAAGCCGTTCTTGGCCTGCGGCTGTTCCAATTATTAGAACCCCTGTTTTCAGGTTTGCTGAAGTGGGATCTTCTTGGTTTTTCAGAAGCGCTTCCGGCTTTGTCAGTAGGTTCGTAGCCGGGAATTACCTGGGCTGTTAACTTCAAACCTAAAAGTTTTTCAATTCCTTTTAAGTAAGAAATTTCGTCAATGCTGACAAGAGAAACGGCTTCTCCGCAGGCACCTGCCCGGCCTGTGCGGCCAATGCGATGCACATAATCTTCGGGCACATTGGGCAACTCAAAGTTCAAAACGTGGGGCAGCAAAGGAATATCGAGACCACGGGCCGCAATGTCAGTCGCCACCAACACGTGTACGCTCCCCCGCTTGAAATCGCTGAGGGCCTTAGTGCGTGCTCCCTGGCTTTTATTACCGTGGATGGCTGCTGCCTTAATTCCGCTTTTTTCCAGCTTTTCGGTGAGGCGGTTAGCACCATGTTTCGTACGGGTAAAAATCAATACCTGCTTCCAGTCACCTTCTGAAATAAGATTGATGGTGAGCGCAGTTTTTTTACCCTTGTCAACTCTGTATACCGTCTGATCAACTTTTTCAGCCGTGAGAATTTCAGGCGTAGCCTCTACTAATACAGGATCGTGAAGGAAACCGCCCGCAAGCGCTTTAATTTCTTTGGAGAAGGTAGCAGAAAACAACATATTTTGACGCTTTGGTGGCATCAGAGTCAGTATCTTCTTTATGTCTCTCAGGAAACCCATATCGAGCATCCGGTCAGCTTCATCTAAAATTAAAAATTCAACTTCAGATAAAGAGAGCGCCCGTTGGTTGTGCAGATCCAGCAAACGTCCTGGCGTGGCGATCAAAATGTCAACGCCTCTGCGCAGGGCAGAAACCTGCGGGTTTTGATTTACACCGCCAAAAATGACGGTAGAGCGGATGTCTAAAAAAGCACCATAATCTTTAATGCTTTCAGAGACTTGTGCAGCCAATTCCCGTGTTGGGGTCAGGACTAATGCCCGGATGGGTCTGCGTCCGGGTTTTTGATTTTGTGATAAAATTTGTAATAGCGGCAAAGTGAACCCGGCTGTTTTGCCGGTTCCTGTTTGGGCCGAAGCCAAAACATCGCGCCTGTTTAAAATGAGTGGAATTACCTTTTCCTGAATAGGCGAAGGCGTAGTGTATCCTTTTTTGCTGACAGCTTTCAGCAGGGCATCGGACAAGCCCAGAGAATCAAATGACATTTAAAAATTGTTTAGGAAAATGACAATCTTTTACAAATGTCATTTAGTGTATGAAGCTACAAAGGTAGGGCAAAACCGTGCCGAAGTAGCATACGCAGCATGGGCGTGTTAAATTCGGTTTCGGGGTTCGGCTTCTTTTGGCTGCCTTTGCTGCGATGGTTTGCGCAAGCGGAGTAGGAGGGGGGATTCAGAAATCTTTTAGTAAAAAAAGAAGTATTTTAAATAAAATAATAGCTTCTATTGAAAGAACTCAGACTTTTTATATTCCGTTTTAAAATGAAAGTCATTTTTGTTTTACTGTGAATTCTTAAGCGCTTTTTTCATTTTCTAGTTTTAATAATTCAACAAATTGATTGGTGCTTCTGGCCGGCTGTTTTGAGATTGCATGTTGAGGTCTTTAAATATAGAACCCGCCATCACGTGCGCCAACCGGGAGGTTAGCGTTTTACCGCCACGCTTCCGACCGGGGAATAGCGAAGATAGGATACGCCAACCGGAAGGTTTAGGGTAATGTAGCGTTTGAAGTCAAGCTTTTGAGGCAAATATATATTTGTTGGATAGGCATTATTTCCCTCAAGGATTTATTTGTTGTAAGCCCAATAATATATTTTGCTGAATGACCAGAATAAAGTTAGATTTGATCTCTTGATCATTCTTAAGTTTTAAGCTTTATGAGACCCATTATATTCATCTTCTTCACCGTGTTTGCCTTTTCTTTCTTCCAGACCCATAACGCCAGGGGCTCCCATGCAGCCGGAGCTGATATAACCTGGAAATGTCTTGGCGGTGATAGCTTTATGGTGCTGGTAACAATTTACAGAGATTGTAACGGGTGCAATATTATAGAACTAGGAGGGCCTTGTGCATACACTCTTCTCCGGGTGAAACCAAGTTGCGGTACCAGTCGCGTATATTACTTGAATGTTATGTCAGTTACAGATGTAACGAAGGTGTGTTCTAAAAGCTGTAGCCGCTGCGATACTTCTACTTGCGGTTTTGCTTATGGTATTCAAAAAATAGTTCTTGGCAAGGTAATAAATCTTAGCACTGATACCTGTTGTGATTTTACATTGTCCGTAAACATATCAGCTAGAACTTCCGCCATTACAACAGGAGGATCAAATAGGCCCCTTTTTATAACCTCCTTATTGAATAAATGTGTAATCCCATGTAATAACTCCCCTTTTTTTCAAACTCCGCCTACTCAAATATTTTGTGTAGGCCAATGTGTTCAAGAAAATTTAGAGGCCCTTGATGAGGACGGGGATTCTTTGGTCTACTCACTCACCAATCCCTTACAGGGATTAGGTAATTTCGTCCCGTGGTTGGGCAATTATAGTTATAACAAGCCCCTTTATTTTACTGGATTTCCAAATCAGAATCTGTCATTTAGTCCACCGCTCTGCAGAGGGTTCCATTTTGATTCCACAACGGGATTGCTTCAATTCAAACCTACACTTTCACAAATCACATTGGTAGCGTATAAAGTTGAGGAATATAGAAATGGAGTGAAGATAAGTGAAGTTATGCGGGATGTGCAGTTAACGGTAATGAGTTGTACACCAAATGCACCTCCGGTGATGACAGGGATTGATAGTACGCAGTCATTTAAAACTACTGCCTGTGCCGGAGGAACGCTTTGTTTTAAACTTTATGCCTCCGACTCTAACGCTACTGA includes:
- a CDS encoding ATP-binding protein translates to MKTPINPFVISGYAGATYFCNRQEELAWIQDQVLNGRNMVLHSWRRMGKTALIQHYFNTFQSKDNLFIYADLLSATSQNEGLHLIIQAVINKLGGLERGIGSTLKKLLGQIGATISFDNVTGMPKIKLALQDTEQPEHTLEQVGAFLSSQNKNVLFAIDEFQQIVHFGEKNTEALLRGWIQSHPDLRFLFSGSHRNLMISMFSEANRPFYRCASIFQLNKIDEQDYRNFIHEKFNKAKKEIPNEIIDEILSWSRYQTYYIQLLCNKIYGSNQSPDMNLVYSILNDIIEQELPVFYNYQKLLTSTQWNVLTAIAKDEPVRNPLSQDFLQRHRLGAASSVRTALEALVKKEMVIYWNDTYRVHDTLLCRWLQQT
- a CDS encoding ABC transporter permease codes for the protein MFDQDRWQEIYSALSRNKLRTFLTAFGVFWGILMLIIMLGSGNGLSNGITRNFSGLATNSFFLWTQQTTKSYAGLPPGRNFWLRNEDLIALRDQVPEAVVIAPRNQLGGHRGSNNVMRGTKSGAFSVAGDYPEIRQIKPLDIVDGRFLNHPDIEEKRKVAVIGTRVQQLLFDPDEEPIGDYIRINGVYFKVVGIFATPQSGERADRENLTIYIPFSSFQNAFNYNNRIGWFAFLSSEDVPAALTEQKVRQVLSGRHRIHPDDERAFGSWGPYEEMSKINGLFLGITTLIWIVGIGTLMAGVIGVSNIMLIIVKERTREIGVRRALGATPLNIVSEIIFEAVMLTALAGYLGLVAGVILLEAIGNTIQGGMFYSPEVNLGVTLQALAILIVAGAMAGIFPAFRAVSVQPVDALRAG
- a CDS encoding efflux RND transporter periplasmic adaptor subunit, producing the protein MRTAIKITLGLILFGIFAWTLWFLYQKNQEKPVMYETGEPFITDIVQKTVATGSVVPRKEIEIKPQVSGIVDKIYVQAGEQVKTGDVIARVKIIPDMVNLNNAESRENRAKLALQNAERDFNRSKTLYEQKAISQAEYQQMDLALKNAREEMEAASNNLQLIRQGSTSRSGSSSNTLIRSTIEGMVLDVPVEEGNSVIESNTFNEGTTIATVADMNEMVFEGKVDESEVGKIKPGMDLILTIGAIEGLTYPARLEYISPKGVDEEGAIKFEIKAAIALEEGQFLRANYSATAYIVLDKRDSVLAIQESLLLFEGDQAFVEVATGNQEYEKRSVKLGLSDGIKVEVLEGVQKGEKLKDRNKIVEAGEVEKS
- a CDS encoding DEAD/DEAH box helicase, with the protein product MSFDSLGLSDALLKAVSKKGYTTPSPIQEKVIPLILNRRDVLASAQTGTGKTAGFTLPLLQILSQNQKPGRRPIRALVLTPTRELAAQVSESIKDYGAFLDIRSTVIFGGVNQNPQVSALRRGVDILIATPGRLLDLHNQRALSLSEVEFLILDEADRMLDMGFLRDIKKILTLMPPKRQNMLFSATFSKEIKALAGGFLHDPVLVEATPEILTAEKVDQTVYRVDKGKKTALTINLISEGDWKQVLIFTRTKHGANRLTEKLEKSGIKAAAIHGNKSQGARTKALSDFKRGSVHVLVATDIAARGLDIPLLPHVLNFELPNVPEDYVHRIGRTGRAGACGEAVSLVSIDEISYLKGIEKLLGLKLTAQVIPGYEPTDKAGSASEKPRRSHFSKPENRGSNNWNSRRPRTASVR